In Cryptomeria japonica chromosome 10, Sugi_1.0, whole genome shotgun sequence, a genomic segment contains:
- the LOC131073565 gene encoding beta-glucosidase 13-like, translating to MKDMGLEAYRFSISWSRILPRGTVKGGVNKVGVAYYNNLINELLKHDIKPFITLFHWDLPQALEDKYGGFLSKNIVKDFEAYAEVCFQEFGDRVKHWITLNEPLSFTGGGYDSGTAAPGHHSSFNGSSSTGNSATEPYIVAHNLILSHAAAVRVYKRKYQAVQKGLIGITINSDWILPYSKSLSDRKAAQRALDFMFGWYMDPITKGEYPSTMRKLVGKRLPKFSGREYAIVKGSFDFLGLNYYTSRYAADVPTPPSPMNTSYTLDSQANLTAERNGVLIGPVAASSWLHVYPPGIGKLLNYIKKRYDNPLIFITENGIDEKNDDTFTITQALNDTWRIDYHSKHLAFVQRAIRVGSNIQGYFAWSLLDNFEWGNGYTVRFGLHYVDYNNFLNRYPKASVHWFRKLLEEKVTRAIGTM from the exons ATGAAGGACATGGGCCTGGAAGCATATAGGTTCTCTATTTCTTGGTCACGGATATTACCAC GAGGCACGGTCAAAGGTGGAGTTAACAAAGTTGGAGTGGCCTACTACAACAATCTCATTAATGAACTCTTAAAACATG ATATCAAGCCTTTCATAACACTGTTTCATTGGGACCTTCCGCAAGCTCTGGAGGATAAATATGGAGGCTTTCTCAGCAAAAATATTGT GAAAGATTTTGAAGCTTACGCTGAAGTGTGCTTTCAAGAGTTTGGTGATCGAGTGAAACACTGGATAACCTTAAACGAACCTTTATCCTTCACTGGCGGAGGATATGACAGTGGCACAGCTGCACCCGGCCACCATTCCTCTTTTAATGGAAGTTCAAGCACAGGAAATTCGGCAACTGAGCCATATATTGTAGCCCATAATCTTATTCTTTCTCATGCAGCTGCTGTGCGTGTATATAAGAGGAAGTATCAG GCGGTACAGAAGGGATTGATCGGAATTACAATAAATAGTGATTGGATACTTCCCTATTCAAAATCACTTTCTGATCGGAAAGCTGCCCAAAGGGCCTTAGATTTTATGTTTGGTTG GTATATGGATCCAATTACAAAAGGGGAATACCCTTCAACAATGAGAAAGCTTGTTGGTAAGCGTTTACCCAAATTTAGTGGCCGTGAATATGCTATAGTAAAAGGATCGTTTGATTTTCTGGGATTAAATTATTACACAAGCCGCTACGCTGCTGATGTTCCAACGCCACCAAGTCCCATGAATACAAGCTATACATTGGACTCTCAAGCTAATCTAACAG CTGAGAGAAATGGTGTGCTCATCGGACCAGTG GCAGCATCGAGTTGGCTTCACGTGTATCCGCCTGGTATAGGAAAGCTATTGAATTATATTAAAAAGAGATATGACAATCCACTGATTTTCATCACAGAGAATG gtattgatgagaaaaatgatgataCATTCACAATAACACAAGCTCTTAATGATACTTGGCGAATTGACTACCACTCAAAACATTTAGCATTTGTTCAACGAGCAATAAG GGTTGGATCCAACATACAAGGTTACTTTGCATGGTCCTTGCTAGATAACTTTGAGTGGGGAAATGGCTATACAGTTCGATTTGGTCTTCATTACGTAGATTATAACAACTTTTTAAATCGATATCCAAAAGCATCAGTTCATTGGTTTCGAAAACTCTTGGAGGAAAAAGTAACAAGGGCTATAGGGACAATGTGA